tagtttctgTCATCACATGCtttatagcagatataaacagaTCATGCTGTGGTATACATAGTAATAATTTTCTGTCAATAAATAGTAGACAAAAACTGAGTTATTGTAGGTTATTGCCTGTTGAGTGTCTGACCAGATACTGTTTGTATTCATCAGCATTGAACATTCTCACTATTTTTCACTAATTCTCGGTACActttaaattatttgtaaatgGTTATATTTTGATACttgtttaaccctttcatgcctGAATTATGAACTTCtgatcaaggatttttttttctctgtgtgtttttagtcTTCtttaggcataaaaaaaaaataattttaccttcattttacttttacatatatatttcacaATGTTATTGAAGTGTCCAATCCAGTGGCCTGCATGTGTTCAAGTGAAGAATTGTCCACGCTAGTGGCTATTATGCAGTTATTCTATTGAAATCCTTGCAATAGCcagaaaatagcttttttttgaCGTTTTTTTGTAGTGAccactatgcatgaaagggttaatgtTATTCCAGAGACTGTGGTTCTATCAGTGCATTCACGGACAGGAAGAATGAATCTATTTGTTAAAAATGTGTCTTGATTAGTTGTTCTGTACTTGGTAACCTAGTATTATAGGAAGTTTAACACGGAAAATGTACAACATTTTTGGCATAGAACATGACAAGACATGAAATTGAATGACTTTTTTAATGGTAATTGAATAATGAAAACATTGTAAACCACAACAAAATGCCAGTAAATGAGTTAATAAAGATGTGTTGATGGGTAAAATGTTACCCATTACTaatcttttccctttttttcagGTTGGTAAGTTTGTTGTGGCTGAAGAGGATGACTACGCTACTGGATACTCTAAAGGATAATGATCTCCAGTAGGATTCACGCTTATAgatgtctgtctcactctctcccaatGTGTGCTCTAGTGCATCTCAGCTTCGTGTCATAAATGTCCCATACACACCCTCTCGCATACTGAAAAGATCTGATTCGCTCATGTTGGTTTGGTTGGACGGTCACATTTACTACCATGAAAAGGCCAAAGCAGCAGTCCCAGGCCTTTAGCTTCCTTAGTTTCTTTACTCGCAAGCCCAAGTCCGACCCCAAGAGTGAGAAACCTGCAGCTGCCTTGAGTCGAGATGAAGTGGTGATTACGCTGACACCCAACGAGCAGGAGCATGCACAGAATGTAAGAAAGAGTCACTTTTGCACTTTTGGGGGCTTAAGtgatcaatttaaaattttcatCACTTCATTTAAAAGCACTTCAAGGTAACTGGCTAGTAACTCACTCACTTATACACAGTGGTAATGGACACAGTGACTTATTGGTTAGCActgttgcctcacacctccgggtttgggggtttgaatcccgccccCGCCCTgtttgtgcagagtttgcatgttctctctgttgttttgtgggtttcctcagggtactttGGTTTCCTTCCTCAGTCCAAaaacgtgttgtaggctgattggcatttccaaattgtctgtagtgtgtgaatgggtaccctgcgatgggtgggttggcaccctgttcagggcaTCTTCTGCCttctgagttccctgggatacactccaggccctgtgtaggattagtggtatggaaaatggatggctggatgttATGGTTTGTAAAAGTTTGCTGGTTTCTGGTAACTAGCTGCTAAAAATATGCACATACTGCTGTTGTATAAACAGTGACTATAAATGGGAATAGTAACCAGTTCACACGTAAGGTTTGACTCAAGATTCAGTCATCCTGCAGCAGTTAGAGTTCTCGCTTCATGAAGGTGCTGCAGAGCATAGGAGTGAAAACCTCACCGGAATAACAAACTTTTTTtgatcatatactgtacatgtttgttatatttatcaatttatcAACTCGGTGCGTGAAAGCACACAAATATATGCCCCAGACTGACACGTGACTTGATCCtggttaactttttttttattttattttttttcccctcttttctttttttttttttgtcctccagAGGCccatgttcagcattgaatttatttgtgatgttaCACTCCACACAAGTGTTTAATGGCTCATTTGAAAATAGACACTCAGGGCATTAAGAAATTTTCagatgtagtttttttttttacctagcctagtaggtttaaatgttaaattttttATGGCAGTTCTATACAGTGTTcaactatcaaaaaagctttagttgtgctctCCTTTTAACCTCTGTACTAGtattattgtggagaggtgtgaatcaTTTGCCCAGCAGGAGGCTCACACCCCTTccctttcccatcgccctgctcaccagcagctaaacacacaatactctacacacagaaacctaACAGCATTCTTCTCATAACattaatcttataacagacatccggcgataaaataattcatttgattgaaaatgtccaataatGGGCGCAATTAGGGGTTCGACTCTCGCCGCGGcactgtgtgtttgcatgttctcgtgctgcgtgggtttcctcccccagtcaaaagacatgcatggtaggctgattggcatgtccaaagtgtctgtagtgtatgaatgggtgtgtgaatgtatatgtgattgtgccctgtgatggattggcactatACCATCCAGgctgtaccccgccttgtgccccatgctccttgggatagtctccaggttcccgtgaccctgaaggataaacAGTATAGAAGATTGATGGATATACaataagtcgatttccattctGCTGGCATCGGTGTACTGCAAGAAAGGGTTAAATTGCAGCTCCATATTCAGTAATGAACATGTATGCTTAATTACTCGAatgaacataaaaacatttacagttgagtacaaaagtttgcatactTTTCAGCCatgtaatttaaatgtaattcaTACTGACAAGGCATTTGTGTGTTAGGTTTCACAGATATTTCTATATCACTTGATACAATGTCTCTTGACATAACTGTCTCTTTTTTTAAGAGCTGGTCTGGAGACCGAGATAGTCATGGAAAAACATGATAAATGACCTTTTCTGATCATTTTGACACACTCGTCTGCCTTTCCTCCCCACTCACTGATATCTTATTTAATTAGTGTTATTGTAAGGGTCTCTTTGCTGTTGCCAGGAAACGGTGGTTTAGCTGCACAGTTTACCCCCTCCGCAtgaatgcacatgcacacacgcgcgcgcacacacacacactcgcatacaAACACACCCCGTATGACTACACAGCAACACACATACAATATGTACACAAAGACGCTGGAGGTTTTGTGTAGGGATGTGAAGTGCTATAGAGGGTTGAGCGTTCAATCTTATATTGTACCCGAGAGTTGCAAGTAATTTAGTTTATTTCTAGCTCAAACTTACTTTTGAAGTTGCCAAATGCTCTGGTGTCACCTGATCTGATTTTTAGTCTCTTTGGGGAGCAGGTGATGTAATTCCCTGTGCTTCTGCTGCAGTGCAGAAATGTCATGGGGAATTTTGCAAGGGCATGAGTAGGAACACGTTTTAGGTGAATCAACAATGCAACAATACTGATGCTGCTTATTTACttgtgcatgtaaaaaaaaaaaaaaacaaacaaaaaaaaaaatctgatgccAACATTCAATACCACATGATACAGTGTGACATAAGCttagtgtgtattggtgtgcTAATGAACAGATGACCTGAAATTACAGAAAATATCCAGAGGAGGTACTATATGATCTTCATACAAGTCAAATAACTTAATAATACAACATCTCCTGGTGTCTAAAGAGTATTTTTATCCCccataaacagagctaaataaaatgtcccATAATGCCCCTGATTGCATAATACTAAGTAGGTTACTAATTTCAGTATCTGCTACTTAAACAGAACATGCAACACACTACTTAAATCATGTATATTAAACCTAATACTGCTGTCCCTACACCATCAACATAATGTGGGTAATGGAACTTAgctatagtcatgtgaaaaaataagtacaccccatggaaattgttggctttttttgacatatttggacaagtaaacacatttgatcctctttgaaacagtgcctattaataaaggcgATACATTGTATCAAATGAcgcataaaactgacattttgtagtaattttcccaatttaaatgaacaaaaaacagatcagtcacttggaaaaagtaagtatacccctatatttatcacaccttcaaatacataaaattagaatcaggtgttgaagattgggtgccagtgattagaacctgcttagggagtgcaggtggaaccggtcttatttattcctctcacatatctagtgtctggtgttccctttgctgttGAGGTGTGTATAAtaacacaatgtaaacaatatCAATAGATCAATGCCAGGGAGAACAGAACAATAGTTTGGTGCAATTTGAGATGACAACGTTTTTCCTCAAATAGAATGTTTTAATTATCTAAATTttaatttgcttgttttttttccccctctaggAGCCAcctcagagtgagagagatggaggtggAGAGACTGCTGAAACAGGCTCGGTTAAGGCTGAAGGAGCTGAGGTTGAGCAGGCTGCGGAGTGTGTGAGCAGCGGCTCCACAGGCGTTGTGTCGCTTTCCTCCTCTAGCCAAGAGCAGCTCCTCGAGCACCTGGTGGAGTGTCCGCTGTGCCTGCTGAGCCAGCCACGTGCTCACTTCCCCCGTCTGTCCTCATGCCCACACCGTGCGTGCACTGACTGTTTGCGTCAGTACCTGCGCATTGAGATCTCAGAGAGCCGCGTGGGTATCGCTTGCCCACAGTGTCCTGAAGCACTAGCGCCTCCGGATGTACGTGCAATCTTAGATGACAGTGCATTGCTGGAACGTTTTGAGGAGTATCAGCTCCGCCGTTTCCTGGCTGCCGATCCTGACACACGCTGGTGCCCGGCACCGGACTGCAGGTTGACACCTTTCACTATAACAAGGCGTTTTTAAAGGTTAAGGGATAATAAGCCAGAAGAATTCATGAGACCTTTTGACATATTTTGGTATTCCTCAAGTGGAAATGGTTTTTATAATTGAATTTTGCCATTTGAGGTCTTGTCTGAATTTGAAAGCGTGCAGTAGTGGACACAGGGCCTCAGTAATAGAGTTTGTTCCTCACTCTTGCATTATGCATAGCTCTTGAGGCCACGGTTGGATTTCCTCTCAGCAACTAAAGAGGCCTAATAAAGGGAAGCTGAGACTCTGTGTAGGATtgatttttatatgttgtaaatCTCCTGCCCTTATTACACTATATATATCTCTGTTACTCTAATATTACACTTTTTCACACTGTTTTATTGCATAGCTATGGTGAATGCATACAAATATTTTGTCAGAGAGAGTTTGGTACTTTTCCTTACTAAAAGAACCATCTACCTTCACTGAAAGAGCACCGATGTAGCCAATTTCCAACCACGTTCATGCACCACTAACTGTTTCCAACAAAAATCTAGCTATGATGATCTGTGGGATTCAAGCACTCTTCACAAATTGAGCTAAGTTTGTGTGTGACCGAAGTTACACAGAACGGCAAAGAGGCCACAGATAAATATGCTTTTCAAGGCACATGACGGTAGTTTAATGCTAACCCTGTAAAATGCCTGCTGAAAACTGATTGGCTGAGGGTGGCTATTTTTGTTGAGTAACGCAAACTCATTAGGAAAGTACTTACAGATTAGGACAATGTTGCAGCGAAACAAACTTCAGCTGAATCTGACCGAGATCCTGAGGCTACGTCTACATCAATCTGGATACATTTGAAATCGCATCTTTTTCTCTAGGTTTTGACCTTTTTGTCCACATTGAGACAGCGTTTTTGTCTTTTCGAAAACACACTCCCAGTGGATAAATTTGTAAACGCCGTTTTCGCATTGtagtgtggactgagaaaacGGAAATATTCAAAACACAGAGAAATATTTTTAGTCATGCCACTCACTCATGTGGCCCATTCAACTCCAAACCAACAAGctggtggatgatgttgtgctgCAGATTTTGGGCCTGCTATTCAGTTTGATAgctttgttaaagattaatgtcactttgtacaaTAGACAGAGATTGTTTTCTATCTGAAACAGTTATTTGATTTTAAACCCGCCTGCCTACGCCCCAGTCTTTGCAGACTTCCTCAGGACCCTGTCATGATCCATACAAGCAGTCCTGAGTTACAGCTGTTTGAGTAAACCAGTGAAGTTTGCAATACATAGCAGCCGTATCGTTTAAGAGTTGTCAACATATTTTGTATGATTTTTGAAGGTCAGTCTCCCTGGAGTCTTTTGACCAATTTTGAATATAGGCCAAAAATCTTAGTTGTTGTGAGTCCTGTCACAGTTTAATGAGTAGCATAGTTTTCCATTGCATTGCATGTGATTTAACTTAAATGTCAGTCTAAGCAAAGATCCATACTCTAGATTTACTGAATTAATGGAAGTAGAATTCATGTCCTGCATCATTCTTCTTTGAAATATTAGTTGGTTGGTCCTCCACtgatgatatttttttaaacatttaaaaattcgTAATATGGTGCTGAGAGGTTTTTAAATGGACTGCACACCTTGTACGGTCTGATAGAAATTTGATCCGGATTGGACTCTGTTTATTCAATTCAGATTTAGATGTATACATGAATGGTTTTTATTCCACTTGTGCAGATTATTAACATACTATTCGGCTACATGTTGATAAAAACATGtgcaaataatgttaataaaatgtgGTGATTTGTGACCTGTTGCTGTTTGATCAGTTACGCAGTGATAGCCTATGGCTGTGCCGAGTGCCCTAAGCTGAGCTGTGGCCGTGAGGGCTGTGACACAGAGTTCTGCTACCACTGCCGTCAGCTGTGGCACCCAGACCAGACGTGTGATCAAGCCCGACGACAACGTGCCCGTCACACATTGGGCACAAACGATGCCTCAGCACTCTACGTCTTCACTGAGGAACCTAGCGGAGGTACAGCACACAGTGTTGGGATTACACAATGAAAGGCCTGTTTACAGACTGGCCAAATCTCTAGCTCTTGTCACTGTTTACGAATTAAGTTTCCGTGGACCATCTATTATAACATTTGAAAATATACCCAGTAACACTTATCTTCAGCTCAGTTAGTCTCAGTATAAACATTGTTGATGTAAAAGTCTCTcttcttccgtgaacacttagGCTGCATCTACATTAATccggataaatttgaaaacgcaTCTTTTTCCATCCACATTAAGATGGAGTTTTTGTCCAGCGAAAATGAAGCTTTTCGAAAATGCTCTTCATTTGGAGTGGTTAATATGAACCTTAGAGTGATTTCATCCCAAGTTTAGTTTATTCGGTTATATATGCACACAACAATTGTACTTGGGTGCAGACCAAATTAACCTGGAAAGAGACCAAGCTAGCAGTCTTAGTACCTTTCCAAATACAATATAGCGCAGTTCATTTTGTGGTATGAATATGATCGAACATAAGACCAATCCAATTAAAGGAAGTACATTATGGATAAAATATGTTTGTATTAATTCACAAGAGCATCAATCAGACAAGATGCCCTCATTTTCTTTTGTATAAAATCTgtgtatgatttttaaaaattcatgttTCTTAGATAgtttaatgcaaaaaaacacTTGACCTGGttagatgcttttatccaaaatgatGTACAATTGAGTGTAGCAGATTAACCCATAACCctttaagggctttgctcaaggatCCAACAGCGGCAGCGTGGTTCCAGGATTCGagctcacaaccttccaatcattAATCCAGAGCCCTaaacactgagccaccactgccctgagATAGAACCTTTAACCTTTTTTCCTTTGGGTaatcctggtgtgtgtgtgtgtgtgtgtgtgtgtgtgtgtgtgtgtgtgtgtgtgtgtgtgtgtgtgtgtgtgtgtgtgtgtgtgtgtgtgtgtgtgtgtgtgtgtgtgtgtgtgtgtgttttagatgcAGAGGAGATTAAAGCTTGTCCACGCTGTGGTGCCTATATCATGAAGACTAATGATGGCAGCTGCAACCGCATGAACTGCACAGTTTGTGCTTGTCAGTTCTGCTGGCTGTGTATGCAGGAGATCACAGACGTGCACTACCTCAGGTGTGCAACTCAATCACACACGCTGTCAAATATACAGTGTTGTCAAAGACACATTACATGCCAATCATTGCAGGAAGCAAGGCTGATTCATCACTAAAGCTTGTCACGAAGATATTCCCCTTAGCTGTTAGATAGAGAAGATCAGTGGAGTTGTGAGAGATCCCGTAGTGTTGACAAGGACATGATAAATACCGTTGATGGACGTCCAACAAATCTAGACTTGTTTGCTTACTCTGATGACCTGGCAATGGAGAACATGCACGTGTATGTGCACGTGTGCTACGTGCTGTAATAGTGAATGCCTGGCTCTTATTCATGATTCATATGACATTTGAACATGATGTTCAATGTGGCCTCTGGTTGCAGTGCCCTGTAGTGATCTCAGCTCTTTGGCTCTCTGAGTTGCACCTAAAGCAAGTAGTATGAGGGATCATAATTCACAAAGACATGGTACTTTTATAAATTGAGGTTGAGATAATAGTTTGCTGTTTGCCCATACAGTAAAACCCCCACATAACAGCTCTTCTGCTTAACTGGACGAATGCAGCAATTGTTTGGTTGTCATTGGAGAAGATCGTTCATTTGAATTAGTGTTCATTTCGTTAACAAAAACTATGACGTAAAATGTTTGTCGACGACCATTTTTTCCCATGACTAAGACGAGATGATGAAGAGATGATCATCATGTGATCGTATCAACATGCAATATTGTTGATGGAAAAAAAGAGACtaaatgtagtttaaaaaataaaaactttaccaaaatctctctatttttttttgtcaaaaaaagaggagacaaaatattacagactgggttttctttttctaaatttCAATGGATAACATGAGAGGCAGTTTCCTTTCCCGTGCTGCACATGGCATATCAGGTCTAAGCAAGCACAGTTGGGAGTATATTTCAAGCTAATGTTCATTTTGGCTAGACTAGATTGACTGAAAtattaatcaataataatcttatGGCTAAAATGTCTACAGTGTACAATGACTAAAATGTCAACAGTTTCATTGACTAAAACTAGACTAAAATACATACGCTTTTCTTTGACTAAGATAAGACTAAAATGCCCTTACTTTTAGTCAACTAAAACATGACTAAAAAAGCAGGATAAGGTTGACTAAATATGATAAAAAGCTATCAAGGGCATTTGACACAGGACTgagactaaattaaaaaaaacaaaaaaaagagctaaCAAAATGAACACTAATTTGAATCTAAACATTTTGCTTCATAGCTCAATCCAGTGATTCGTAGACACAGGCTTCAAACATTTTTTCATGATTCTCAATTAACGAGACGgtgaataaattattataaccCATTTAATTagtattatgtaaggaataacacttGACCCCATGCTGTTATTCGAAAATAAGCCAAACCAGGATGGTGTGAACtctttaaaacactgaaatggtGTGGAGCCTGTTATTCTTCTCATACCACAGTGATCTACCGACAATTacaacatttcatttattaatgaatgatgtGTCGTGCATTTTAATGTTTGACAGTTagatgtaatgttgtggaacatctgagaGACGTCAGGAAGTTGgttcctgttctcatttatAGCTGC
The sequence above is drawn from the Ictalurus punctatus breed USDA103 chromosome 25, Coco_2.0, whole genome shotgun sequence genome and encodes:
- the si:ch211-278j3.3 gene encoding E3 ubiquitin-protein ligase RNF19B isoform X1, which gives rise to MKRPKQQSQAFSFLSFFTRKPKSDPKSEKPAAALSRDEVVITLTPNEQEHAQNEPPQSERDGGGETAETGSVKAEGAEVEQAAECVSSGSTGVVSLSSSSQEQLLEHLVECPLCLLSQPRAHFPRLSSCPHRACTDCLRQYLRIEISESRVGIACPQCPEALAPPDVRAILDDSALLERFEEYQLRRFLAADPDTRWCPAPDCSYAVIAYGCAECPKLSCGREGCDTEFCYHCRQLWHPDQTCDQARRQRARHTLGTNDASALYVFTEEPSGDAEEIKACPRCGAYIMKTNDGSCNRMNCTVCACQFCWLCMQEITDVHYLSPSGCTFWGKKPWSQTRKVLWQVGMLLGAPVVISLIAGIAIPVIIVGIPIYMGRRVHGRCKKNNISGSKHYLTVASGVMTSVFVSPVLAAVTVAVGVPLMLTYVYGIVPMSLCRNGWCRPQTEAPDTRKIQLEDLATYLLFSHVVSDHWTGQPKPALNAIGLQEVSVDEAVALPSTSAVLSQPEGSSDPSDDVQVVSTKQDNKSDDADAVEECVFSSAQTFALREGTNIEVRVEIEAQPRSVRQPSLSSVLSSRSLSAESLHQSHDPLGATQRPVNEVPQPITQTDNV
- the si:ch211-278j3.3 gene encoding E3 ubiquitin-protein ligase RNF19B isoform X3 codes for the protein MKRPKQQSQAFSFLSFFTRKPKSDPKSEKPAAALSRDEVVITLTPNEQEHAQNEPPQSERDGGGETAETGSVKAEGAEVEQAAECVSSGSTGVVSLSSSSQEQLLEHLVECPLCLLSQPRAHFPRLSSCPHRACTDCLRQYLRIEISESRVGIACPQCPEALAPPDVRAILDDSALLERFEEYQLRRFLAADPDTRWCPAPDCSYAVIAYGCAECPKLSCGREGCDTEFCYHCRQLWHPDQTCDQARRQRARHTLGTNDASALYVFTEEPSGDAEEIKACPRCGAYIMKTNDGSCNRMNCTVCACQFCWLCMQEITDVHYLSPSGCTFWGKKPWSQTRKVLWQVGMLLGAPVVISLIAGIAIPVIIVGIPIYMGRRVHGRCKKNNISGSKHYLTVASGVMTSVFVSPVLAAVTVAVGVPLMLTYVYGIVPMSLCRNGWCRPQTEAPDTRKIQLEDLATYLLFSHVVSDHWTGQPKPALNAIGLQEVSVDEAVALPSTSAVLSQPEGSSDPSDDVQVGGNQY
- the si:ch211-278j3.3 gene encoding E3 ubiquitin-protein ligase RNF19B isoform X2 encodes the protein MKRPKQQSQAFSFLSFFTRKPKSDPKSEKPAAALSRDEVVITLTPNEQEHAQNEPPQSERDGGGETAETGSVKAEGAEVEQAAECVSSGSTGVVSLSSSSQEQLLEHLVECPLCLLSQPRAHFPRLSSCPHRACTDCLRQYLRIEISESRVGIACPQCPEALAPPDVRAILDDSALLERFEEYQLRRFLAADPDTRWCPAPDCSYAVIAYGCAECPKLSCGREGCDTEFCYHCRQLWHPDQTCDQARRQRARHTLGTNDASALYVFTEEPSGDAEEIKACPRCGAYIMKTNDGSCNRMNCTVCACQFCWLCMQEITDVHYLSPSGCTFWGKKPWSQTRKVLWQVGMLLGAPVVISLIAGIAIPVIIVGIPIYMGRRVHGRCKKNNISGSKHYLTVASGVMTSVFVSPVLAAVTVAVGVPLMLTYVYGIVPMSLCRNGWCRPQTEAPDTRKIQLEDLATLSDHWTGQPKPALNAIGLQEVSVDEAVALPSTSAVLSQPEGSSDPSDDVQVVSTKQDNKSDDADAVEECVFSSAQTFALREGTNIEVRVEIEAQPRSVRQPSLSSVLSSRSLSAESLHQSHDPLGATQRPVNEVPQPITQTDNV